One genomic segment of Fusobacterium mortiferum ATCC 9817 includes these proteins:
- the nhaC gene encoding Na+/H+ antiporter NhaC, whose amino-acid sequence MKKRQVSLSCALLPIIFLVVILFYSVQIAKLEVHIPIFISAIFAGFVALICKYATWDELEDGVVETIKMSMRAILILMIIGMVIGSWILSGIVPSMIYYGLKIINPLVFLPVTVIICSIVSLSTGSSWSTASTVGIALVGIGEGLGLPRPVIAGAIISGAYFGDKLSPMSDTTTLAPAMAGATLFDHIKHMLYSTVPAYIFTLVGFIILGIKHSSGGEVDTAQVNEILNALSNSFNISPFLLLIPVFVIGMVVMKVPAIPGLFAGSLIGGAAAMLFQGASLKDALYSLHYGFSGSTGNAMVDELLNRGGMNSMMWTVSIILCAMTFGGIMEKSGMLGRIAQEILRFANTTGKLILATLLTPMFINSVAGDQYLSIVIPGRMFKESYEKRGLAPKNLSRALEDSGTMTSALIPWNTCGAFMMGALGVGAWVYVPYCLFNIISPIISAFYGFTGITIEKIEK is encoded by the coding sequence ATGAAAAAGAGACAAGTATCCCTTTCTTGTGCATTACTTCCAATAATATTTTTGGTTGTAATACTTTTTTATTCAGTACAGATAGCTAAACTAGAAGTACATATTCCAATATTTATTTCTGCTATATTTGCAGGTTTTGTGGCATTGATATGTAAATATGCTACTTGGGACGAATTAGAAGATGGAGTTGTAGAAACCATAAAGATGTCTATGAGAGCTATACTTATTCTTATGATAATAGGAATGGTTATAGGAAGTTGGATTTTATCAGGAATAGTTCCATCAATGATATACTATGGTTTAAAGATTATCAATCCATTAGTATTTTTACCAGTTACAGTTATAATATGTTCAATAGTATCTCTTTCTACTGGAAGTTCGTGGAGTACAGCTTCGACGGTGGGAATAGCCCTAGTAGGAATAGGAGAAGGGCTGGGATTACCTAGACCAGTGATAGCAGGAGCAATAATATCTGGAGCATATTTTGGAGATAAACTTTCTCCAATGTCAGATACAACTACATTGGCACCAGCTATGGCAGGAGCCACACTATTTGATCATATAAAACATATGCTTTATTCAACTGTACCAGCATATATATTTACACTGGTTGGATTTATTATATTGGGAATAAAACACAGTTCAGGTGGAGAGGTAGATACTGCTCAAGTTAATGAGATATTAAATGCACTATCTAATTCATTTAATATTAGTCCATTTCTACTATTAATTCCAGTGTTTGTAATAGGAATGGTGGTTATGAAAGTGCCAGCTATTCCAGGATTGTTTGCAGGTTCTTTAATAGGAGGAGCTGCTGCTATGCTTTTCCAAGGTGCTTCTTTAAAAGATGCACTATACTCTTTACATTATGGATTTAGTGGAAGTACAGGAAATGCCATGGTAGATGAGTTGTTAAATAGAGGAGGAATGAACTCTATGATGTGGACTGTATCTATTATTCTATGTGCTATGACATTTGGTGGAATAATGGAGAAGTCTGGAATGTTAGGAAGAATAGCTCAAGAAATATTGAGATTTGCTAATACAACAGGTAAATTAATTTTGGCAACACTATTGACACCTATGTTTATTAATTCAGTAGCTGGAGATCAATATCTTTCAATAGTTATTCCTGGAAGAATGTTTAAGGAGAGTTATGAGAAAAGAGGACTTGCTCCTAAAAATCTTTCAAGAGCCTTAGAGGATTCAGGAACAATGACATCAGCACTTATTCCTTGGAATACATGTGGAGCCTTTATGATGGGGGCTTTAGGAGTAGGAGCTTGGGTGTATGTACCATATTGTCTATTTAATATAATCTCTCCAATAATTTCAGCATTTTATGGATTTACTGGAATTACAATAGAGAAGATAGAGAAATAA
- a CDS encoding flavodoxin family protein has translation MKVLLINGSPNEKGCTYTGLKEMEKVFSQNGVETEIVYLGKKAVAGCIGCGHCKKTGRCFNDDEVNRVGEKLDSIDGIVVGSPVYFAGPSAQVTAFLDRLFVAYGKKMAGKLGTSIVSCRRGGASSSFDRLNKYFSISNMPIVTSQYWNQIHGNTLEEVMKDEEGLQTLRTLAQNFSWLLKCIEAGKKAGVERGEYESPIKTNFIR, from the coding sequence ATGAAAGTTTTATTAATTAATGGAAGTCCTAATGAAAAAGGTTGTACTTACACTGGGTTAAAAGAGATGGAAAAAGTTTTTTCTCAAAATGGTGTAGAAACTGAGATAGTATATCTTGGAAAAAAGGCAGTAGCTGGTTGTATAGGTTGTGGTCATTGTAAAAAAACTGGAAGATGTTTTAATGATGATGAGGTAAATAGAGTAGGAGAAAAATTAGATAGTATAGATGGAATAGTGGTAGGTTCTCCTGTATATTTTGCAGGTCCTTCTGCTCAAGTTACAGCTTTTTTAGATAGATTATTTGTTGCTTATGGAAAGAAAATGGCTGGAAAACTTGGTACTTCTATTGTTTCTTGTAGACGTGGTGGAGCTTCATCTTCTTTTGATAGATTAAATAAATATTTTAGTATTTCAAATATGCCAATAGTTACATCACAATATTGGAATCAAATTCACGGAAATACTCTTGAAGAAGTTATGAAAGATGAAGAAGGGTTACAAACTCTTAGAACTCTAGCTCAAAACTTTTCTTGGCTATTAAAATGTATAGAAGCTGGAAAAAAAGCTGGAGTAGAGAGAGGAGAGTATGAATCTCCTATAAAAACAAATTTTATTAGATAA
- a CDS encoding Mu transposase C-terminal domain-containing protein produces the protein MKEDKELEITRFKIIEPFLKKKKKLKEIEEEENISYATLKRWVNAYKKNGIIGLEKKSREDKNSFRNIDEDGIEKIKSVCRESGETSITKLYANCKKKFPETFSISYATFYRVVNNIDEFFNKTTVKYMEKIKKENQCYLVFDVPLYVLVDDFFSNKKVVPRLLIMLDSASLEPINFAIDYYFSNFYSLLGFIREGILKVSIKNDKFIIPKEILVASKNINNKKILKEIYNELGIKISEHYTENSEVHKFIDFIKRDIEEFYKKNNYELTLLKLTEFLSNYIYVQKKEYAFSINYNMLNSIKYLRQLDIFLQLTTRKITDSKVRVKNFQYISSILKGLNGQDIFVKFSPINPKIIYLFAQNTYIGIANIVN, from the coding sequence ATGAAAGAAGATAAAGAATTAGAGATAACACGTTTCAAAATAATTGAGCCTTTTTTGAAAAAGAAAAAGAAGCTCAAGGAGATAGAAGAAGAGGAAAATATCTCTTATGCTACTCTTAAGAGATGGGTAAATGCCTATAAAAAAAATGGAATAATTGGACTTGAAAAAAAATCAAGAGAAGATAAAAATTCTTTTAGAAATATAGATGAAGATGGAATAGAAAAAATAAAAAGTGTGTGTAGGGAATCTGGAGAAACAAGTATAACAAAACTCTATGCAAACTGTAAGAAAAAATTTCCAGAAACTTTTTCTATAAGTTATGCTACTTTTTATAGAGTAGTTAATAATATTGATGAGTTTTTTAATAAAACAACAGTAAAATATATGGAAAAGATAAAAAAAGAGAATCAGTGTTATTTAGTGTTTGATGTACCTTTATATGTACTAGTTGACGACTTTTTTTCTAATAAAAAGGTTGTTCCAAGATTACTTATTATGCTTGACTCAGCTTCTTTAGAGCCTATCAATTTTGCCATTGACTACTATTTTTCAAATTTTTATTCACTTTTAGGATTTATTAGAGAGGGAATTTTAAAAGTTTCTATAAAAAATGATAAATTTATAATTCCTAAGGAGATTTTAGTAGCTTCTAAAAATATAAATAACAAGAAGATTTTAAAAGAGATATATAATGAGCTAGGGATAAAAATAAGTGAACACTATACAGAAAATAGTGAGGTTCATAAATTTATAGATTTTATAAAAAGGGATATAGAGGAGTTTTATAAAAAAAATAATTATGAATTGACATTGTTAAAACTTACAGAGTTTTTAAGCAATTATATATATGTTCAAAAGAAAGAGTACGCTTTTTCAATTAATTATAATATGTTAAATAGTATCAAATATCTTCGTCAGTTAGATATATTTTTACAACTAACAACAAGGAAGATAACAGATTCTAAAGTGAGAGTAAAGAATTTTCAGTATATATCTTCAATTTTAAAAGGATTGAATGGACAAGATATCTTTGTGAAGTTCTCGCCAATCAATCCTAAAATTATCTATCTTTTTGCACAGAATACCTATATAGGTATTGCGAATATTGTAAATTAG
- a CDS encoding thymidine kinase, which produces MGKFVFYYSVVGARKSAELILTAHRNMMAGKKVAVFQPATNTRDGGKIKSRALKEGMDAIVLNHDFNLYTWWLENKPNLILIDEIQFITKAQVNDLVKIIRDSKTLVFGYGLMSNFMGELFDTVSYMLPFVTKIVEIPTVCEVCGDAKATMNILVDESQNKDGGEIIIGNHFKGVCLKCFLEHKEK; this is translated from the coding sequence ATGGGTAAATTTGTCTTTTATTATTCAGTAGTAGGAGCTAGAAAAAGTGCTGAACTTATTCTTACTGCTCATAGAAATATGATGGCTGGAAAAAAAGTAGCTGTATTTCAACCAGCTACAAACACTAGAGATGGAGGAAAAATAAAGAGCAGAGCATTAAAAGAGGGAATGGATGCTATTGTTCTTAACCATGATTTTAACCTTTATACTTGGTGGTTAGAAAATAAACCTAATCTTATTCTAATAGATGAGATACAATTTATAACTAAAGCACAAGTTAATGACTTGGTAAAAATAATTAGAGATTCTAAAACTCTAGTTTTTGGATATGGTCTTATGTCAAACTTTATGGGAGAGCTATTTGATACTGTTTCATATATGCTGCCATTTGTTACTAAGATTGTAGAAATACCAACTGTATGTGAAGTATGTGGAGATGCCAAAGCTACTATGAATATTCTAGTTGATGAAAGTCAAAATAAAGATGGTGGAGAGATAATTATAGGAAATCACTTTAAAGGTGTTTGTTTAAAATGTTTTTTAGAACATAAAGAAAAATAG
- the ptsG gene encoding glucose-specific PTS transporter subunit IIBC, producing the protein MKIFAEVQKIGKALMTPVAILPAAGLFLAFGNKLHFTLMEQAGQIIFSNLPLLFAIGAAIGLVGGDGIAALAAVVAILIMNTTMGIMTDAAVGVASGDLSYAMVLGIPTLQTGVFGGLIAGIIAAICYKKFYKTELPAFLGFFAGKRLVPIMTAILAFLVGLAMPTIWQPVQIGLAKLSFLANEVNTNISTFIFGIIERALIPFGLHHIFYAPFWYQFGEYTTQAGQVVQGDQAIWFAMLKDGVHSFSSATYQGAGKFLTGKFVFMMFGLPAAALAMYQEARPENKKLVGGILFSAALTAFLTGITEPLEFSFLFVAPVLYGIHCLFAGLSFMLMNLFQVRIGMTFSGGLIDYIVFGVLTGTSGFETRWYMVIIVGLCFSVIYYFGFRFAIRKFDLKTPGRDAATSDSEETKAVDGDALAVGVLEALGGKENLLSLDSCITRLRVEVKDTSIVKDDVLKTLGASGVLKVGAHGIQAIFGSKAQFICNDLKKMTGI; encoded by the coding sequence ATGAAAATCTTTGCAGAAGTTCAAAAAATTGGAAAAGCTCTGATGACTCCAGTTGCTATTCTTCCAGCAGCAGGATTATTCTTAGCCTTTGGAAACAAATTACATTTTACACTTATGGAGCAAGCTGGACAAATAATATTTTCAAACTTACCTTTACTATTTGCCATAGGAGCAGCCATAGGACTAGTAGGTGGAGATGGTATTGCCGCTCTAGCTGCTGTAGTAGCTATTTTGATAATGAATACTACTATGGGAATTATGACAGATGCTGCTGTTGGAGTAGCTAGTGGAGATTTATCTTATGCTATGGTATTAGGAATCCCTACTCTTCAAACTGGAGTTTTTGGTGGATTAATAGCAGGTATAATAGCAGCTATATGTTATAAAAAATTCTATAAAACTGAACTACCAGCTTTCTTAGGGTTCTTTGCTGGAAAAAGATTAGTTCCTATTATGACAGCTATATTAGCTTTCTTAGTTGGATTAGCTATGCCTACAATATGGCAACCAGTTCAAATTGGACTAGCAAAATTATCTTTCTTAGCTAACGAAGTAAATACAAATATATCTACATTTATCTTTGGAATTATAGAAAGAGCTTTAATCCCATTTGGATTACACCACATTTTCTATGCTCCTTTCTGGTACCAATTTGGAGAGTATACTACTCAAGCTGGACAAGTAGTACAAGGGGACCAAGCTATCTGGTTTGCTATGTTAAAAGATGGAGTACACTCTTTCTCTTCAGCTACATACCAAGGTGCTGGAAAATTCTTAACAGGAAAATTCGTATTTATGATGTTTGGATTACCTGCTGCTGCTTTAGCTATGTATCAAGAAGCTAGACCAGAAAATAAAAAATTAGTTGGAGGAATTTTATTCTCTGCAGCTCTTACAGCTTTCTTAACAGGAATTACTGAGCCATTAGAGTTCTCATTCTTATTCGTAGCTCCTGTATTATATGGAATTCACTGTCTATTTGCTGGACTTTCATTTATGTTAATGAACTTATTCCAAGTTAGAATAGGTATGACTTTCTCTGGTGGATTAATAGACTATATCGTATTTGGTGTTTTAACTGGTACAAGTGGATTTGAAACTAGATGGTATATGGTTATTATAGTTGGACTTTGTTTCTCTGTTATATACTATTTTGGATTTAGATTTGCTATTAGAAAATTTGATTTAAAAACTCCTGGTAGAGATGCTGCAACTTCTGATTCAGAAGAAACAAAAGCTGTTGATGGAGATGCTTTAGCTGTTGGAGTTTTAGAAGCTTTAGGTGGAAAAGAAAATCTTTTATCTCTAGACTCTTGTATCACTAGATTAAGAGTGGAAGTTAAAGATACTTCAATAGTTAAAGATGATGTCTTAAAGACATTAGGTGCTTCTGGAGTATTAAAAGTTGGAGCTCACGGAATTCAAGCAATATTTGGTTCAAAGGCACAATTTATCTGCAACGATTTAAAGAAAATGACCGGAATTTAA